In the Telopea speciosissima isolate NSW1024214 ecotype Mountain lineage chromosome 2, Tspe_v1, whole genome shotgun sequence genome, one interval contains:
- the LOC122650172 gene encoding protein CHAPERONE-LIKE PROTEIN OF POR1, chloroplastic isoform X1: protein MKALLLGTPNFTLPNFGKLRISCSTNSKSQRNGAVFRSPTCTMDATFGGNVGNVSKFPRVNVWNPYKRLGITTDASEEEIWSSRNFLLQQYAGHERSEESIEAAFEKILMTSFDQRKKTKFNLKTRLKKRVEESPSWIKNLLSIVEAPPKEVILRRLFLFAFMGGWSIMNSAEGGPAFQVALSLAACIYFLNEKTKSLARAFILGFGALVVGWICGSFVVPMVPSVLLRPTWTLELLTSLVAYIFLFLACTFLK from the exons ATGAAAGCCCTTCTTCTGGGAACCCCTAATTTCACTTTACCTAACTTTGGGAAACTGCG CATTTCATGCAGCACAAATTCAAAGAGTCAGAGAAATGGTGCAGTTTTTAGAAGCCCTACGTGTACAATGGATGCGACTTTTGGGGGTAAC gtaggaaATGTTTCAAAATTTCCTCGAGTGAATGTTTGGAACCCTTATAAGCGCCTTGGTATTACCACTGATGcttcagaagaagaaatatgGAGTTCACGCAATTTTCTTTTGCAACAATATGCTGGACATGAGAGAAGTGAAGAATCTATAGAAGCAGCATTCGAGAAAATACTGATGACTAGCTTTGATcaaaggaagaaaacaaaatttaacCTGAAAACCAGGTTAAAAAAGAGAGTGGAGGAGTCCCCATCTTGGATAAAGAATTTGCTCAGTATTGTAGAAGCCCCTCCTAAAGAAGTGATTCTTAGAAGACTGTTCCTCTTTGCTTTCATGGGAGGCTGGAGTATAATGAATTCTGCTGAGGGCGGTCCAGCATTTCAG GTGGCTCTCTCATTGGCAGCTTGCATTTACTTCCTCAATGAAAAGACAAAGAGCTTAGCCAGGGCTTTCATTCTCGG GTTTGGAGCTCTTGTTGTTGGTTGGATATGCGGTTCTTTCGTAGTTCCTATGGTGCCCTCTGTTCTTCTACGGCCAACTTGGACGCTTGAACTGCTCACGTCTCTTGTTGCCTATATCTTCCTGTTTCTTGCATGTACTTTTCTCAAGTGA
- the LOC122650172 gene encoding protein CHAPERONE-LIKE PROTEIN OF POR1, chloroplastic isoform X2, with product MKALLLGTPNFTLPNFGKLRSCSTNSKSQRNGAVFRSPTCTMDATFGGNVGNVSKFPRVNVWNPYKRLGITTDASEEEIWSSRNFLLQQYAGHERSEESIEAAFEKILMTSFDQRKKTKFNLKTRLKKRVEESPSWIKNLLSIVEAPPKEVILRRLFLFAFMGGWSIMNSAEGGPAFQVALSLAACIYFLNEKTKSLARAFILGFGALVVGWICGSFVVPMVPSVLLRPTWTLELLTSLVAYIFLFLACTFLK from the exons ATGAAAGCCCTTCTTCTGGGAACCCCTAATTTCACTTTACCTAACTTTGGGAAACTGCG TTCATGCAGCACAAATTCAAAGAGTCAGAGAAATGGTGCAGTTTTTAGAAGCCCTACGTGTACAATGGATGCGACTTTTGGGGGTAAC gtaggaaATGTTTCAAAATTTCCTCGAGTGAATGTTTGGAACCCTTATAAGCGCCTTGGTATTACCACTGATGcttcagaagaagaaatatgGAGTTCACGCAATTTTCTTTTGCAACAATATGCTGGACATGAGAGAAGTGAAGAATCTATAGAAGCAGCATTCGAGAAAATACTGATGACTAGCTTTGATcaaaggaagaaaacaaaatttaacCTGAAAACCAGGTTAAAAAAGAGAGTGGAGGAGTCCCCATCTTGGATAAAGAATTTGCTCAGTATTGTAGAAGCCCCTCCTAAAGAAGTGATTCTTAGAAGACTGTTCCTCTTTGCTTTCATGGGAGGCTGGAGTATAATGAATTCTGCTGAGGGCGGTCCAGCATTTCAG GTGGCTCTCTCATTGGCAGCTTGCATTTACTTCCTCAATGAAAAGACAAAGAGCTTAGCCAGGGCTTTCATTCTCGG GTTTGGAGCTCTTGTTGTTGGTTGGATATGCGGTTCTTTCGTAGTTCCTATGGTGCCCTCTGTTCTTCTACGGCCAACTTGGACGCTTGAACTGCTCACGTCTCTTGTTGCCTATATCTTCCTGTTTCTTGCATGTACTTTTCTCAAGTGA
- the LOC122650172 gene encoding protein CHAPERONE-LIKE PROTEIN OF POR1, chloroplastic isoform X3: MKALLLGTPNFTLPNFGKLRTNSKSQRNGAVFRSPTCTMDATFGGNVGNVSKFPRVNVWNPYKRLGITTDASEEEIWSSRNFLLQQYAGHERSEESIEAAFEKILMTSFDQRKKTKFNLKTRLKKRVEESPSWIKNLLSIVEAPPKEVILRRLFLFAFMGGWSIMNSAEGGPAFQVALSLAACIYFLNEKTKSLARAFILGFGALVVGWICGSFVVPMVPSVLLRPTWTLELLTSLVAYIFLFLACTFLK, encoded by the exons ATGAAAGCCCTTCTTCTGGGAACCCCTAATTTCACTTTACCTAACTTTGGGAAACTGCG CACAAATTCAAAGAGTCAGAGAAATGGTGCAGTTTTTAGAAGCCCTACGTGTACAATGGATGCGACTTTTGGGGGTAAC gtaggaaATGTTTCAAAATTTCCTCGAGTGAATGTTTGGAACCCTTATAAGCGCCTTGGTATTACCACTGATGcttcagaagaagaaatatgGAGTTCACGCAATTTTCTTTTGCAACAATATGCTGGACATGAGAGAAGTGAAGAATCTATAGAAGCAGCATTCGAGAAAATACTGATGACTAGCTTTGATcaaaggaagaaaacaaaatttaacCTGAAAACCAGGTTAAAAAAGAGAGTGGAGGAGTCCCCATCTTGGATAAAGAATTTGCTCAGTATTGTAGAAGCCCCTCCTAAAGAAGTGATTCTTAGAAGACTGTTCCTCTTTGCTTTCATGGGAGGCTGGAGTATAATGAATTCTGCTGAGGGCGGTCCAGCATTTCAG GTGGCTCTCTCATTGGCAGCTTGCATTTACTTCCTCAATGAAAAGACAAAGAGCTTAGCCAGGGCTTTCATTCTCGG GTTTGGAGCTCTTGTTGTTGGTTGGATATGCGGTTCTTTCGTAGTTCCTATGGTGCCCTCTGTTCTTCTACGGCCAACTTGGACGCTTGAACTGCTCACGTCTCTTGTTGCCTATATCTTCCTGTTTCTTGCATGTACTTTTCTCAAGTGA